TTATTTAAGGGGATGAAATTTATGAACAATCAAATTCAATTAATAATTCCAGAGTGGTTTGTATTAGACGAGCTACATATTATCGAAACTGTAATTGGTGATCCTTCATCTGGTACAGGAATGATTATTGCAGGCGAAAATCTTGATGCAACAAAGCATTGTTGCCCAACTGTACGTTTGTATATGATTCGTTTAGTAGGAGATCAATATGAACTGATGAAAGAACTGGATGCTTTTCAATTCCAATCGGTAGAAGATGCTAAGGCGTTTTGCGATAAGCTACCTCAATTAAATGCCATTGATTTAATTATGTTAATGAATAAAGAAGAGCCAATGTTTGCTCTATAAAATACTTTCCGTACTCGATAATGGGTGCGGTTTTTTTGTGCAAATTTATAGGCGAATGAATATCGTGTGCGTTCTCTAGAGGCGTTGTTTATAATAATGAAGAGAAACTATGAAATTTAACTTAAGGAAGTGATCTAAATGGCTAGAGGTGTATACATTCACATTCCTTTTTGTCATCAAATTTGTAACTACTGTGATTTTAATAAGGTGTTTTTTAAAAATCAGCCAGTTGATGAATATATTGAAGCGTTAGGGCGCGAAATGGAGCTAACCGTAAAGCAAATGCCAGAAGCATTCGCGAATATCGAAACGATCTTTTTAGGTGGCGGGACACCAACTTCACTGTCAGCAGTCCAAATCGAAAAATTATTATCTCTTATTGCGAAACATATTCCGTTGTCAAACGTAAAAGAGTTTAGTAGTGAAGCAAATCCCGACGAATTAACAGTTGAAAAGCTACAGGCGCTTTATAACGGGGGCGTGAATCGTTTAAGTATGGGTGTGCAATCATTTGATCAAGGCTTGCTCGAAAAAATTGGGCGCACGCATTCGAATGAACATGTATACGAAACGATTCAAAATGCCAAAGATGTCGGCTTTACGAACATTAGCATCGATTTAATGTACGGTTTACCAGGGCAAACGATGGCACAGTGGCAAGATTCACTTGAAAAAGCATTGGCACTGAAACTCCCACATTATTCAGCGTACTCACTAATTGTCGAGCCGAAAACCATTTTCTATATTCAATACGCAAAAGGAAAGCTGATTTTGCCGACAGAGGATTTAGAGGCGGAAATGTATGGTGTGTTAATTGATACAATGGAAGCACATGGTGTGCATCAGTACGAAATTAGTAATTTTGCGCATGAAGGCTATTCTTCAACACATAATAAAATTTATTGGGATAATGACGAATATGCAGGCTTTGGCGCGGGTGCACATGGTTATTTACAAGGTGTGCGCTATTCAAATGTGGCGCCAATTAAAAAGTATATTGAACTTGTGATGGAAGGCAATCGTCCTTTATTACACGAGCATACCGTAACGCTAGAAGAACGTTTAGAGGAGCAAATGTTTTTAGGGCTTCGCAAAACGGACGGTGTGACGCATGCAGAGTTTGAACAGAAATTTGGCCAATCGATGGCTTCATTATATGAAGAAATTATTGCGAAATTACAGCAAGAAAAATTGCTTGAGATGGATGAACAGGGAGTACGTTTAACTCGCCGAGGTCGCTTTGTTGGCAATGAAGTGTTTCAGCGCTTTTTAATTTAATTCAGTTAGGGGTTCAACCCCCAACTGAATTAAATTAATCCTCCGGAGGGTGTCACAGATTTTTTAAAGGAGTTTTTCGAGCACACTCAAAAAAAAATCTGGACGCAATTACGCCGAGGCATAATTGAATAGGAGAATAATTTCATAAAAAATTTAAAAAAATTTGGGCGGATTCATTGACATCAATTTAGGGATTTGTTAATTTATATAATATATTAGCACTCCACTTGAACGAGTGCTAACAGAGGTGAAAAAGATGTTAACAAATCGACAATTACAAATATTACAAGTAATCGTAGATGATTTTGTGATGTCTGCTCAGCCTGTTGGTTCGCGTCAATTATCTAAAAAGGAAGGCATTACCTATAGTGCCGCTACCATTCGTAACGAGATGGCAGACTTAGAGGAATTAGGCTTTTTAGAAAAAACGCACACTTCTTCAGGACGAGTTCCATCAGAAAAGGGCTATCGTTATTACGTAGACCATTTATTACAGCCTCAGATTATTACACCTGGGGAAGTTGAAACAATTCATTCGCTGTTTAAAAAGCAAATACTAGAAGCCGAGCAACTTATTAAAGAATCGGCCAATATACTATCAGAACTAACAACGTATACAACGATTTTACTTGGTCCTGATGTACAAAAGCACCGTGTGAAAAAGTTTCAAATTGTTCCCTTAACAAATGAAACAGCGGTTGCGATTATCGTCACAGATAATGGTCATGTAGAAAATCGCACATTAACGTTACCACCTGGTTTTAGTCCAGTTGACATTGAAAAAATGGTAAACATTTTAAATGAACGATTAGTAGGGATTCCGCTGTTTGAACTTCCGATGAAATTGCAGACAGAAGCGCTTGCAGTATTGAAGCAGCATGTCAATGCATCGGAGACAGTTGTCAATTCACTGTTATCGATTTCATCCGGTCAATCGGAAAACAAAGTGTACTACGGTGGAAAAACCAATATGTTAAATCAGCCTGAATTTCATGACTTAAATAAAATGCGGATGCTGATGGATTTAATGGATAAGGAAGGCCAAGTGCAATCATTATTCAATCCACAAGACTACCGCATTAATAATGATCTAGGCATTCAAATTCGCATAGGCTCAGAAAATAATCATTTGGCTATGGAAAACTGCAGTGTCATTACCGCTTCTTTTTTAGTAGGTGAAGAGCAGCAGGGGGCAATCGCGATTATCGGCCCAACACGTATGGATTACCGCCGTGTTGTGACGTTACTTGATGCGATGCGCACTGGTTTATCGCAAGCCTTTTTCGATCAGAAAAAATGATGTGAATCCGAGGAGGAAAAGAAGTGTCAGAAACAACAAAGACAACAGAAGAATTACAACAAGAGACTACGAATGAAACAGTAGAAGCTACAGAAACAGAAGTAGTAGAAGAAGTTGTAGTAGATGAAAACGAATTAAAACTTGCTGACTTAGAAGCAAAATTAGCAGAAGAAGAAGCGCGTTACGTACGCTTACGTGCAGACTACGATAACTTAGCTCGTCGTAATCGCTTAGATTTAGAAGCATCAGCTAAGTATCGTGCACAAAATTTACTAACAGAGCTATTACCTGTATTAGATAATTTAGACCGTGCCTTGAAAGTAGAAACGACTACTGAAGAAGCGGCTTCATTATATAAAGGTGTAGAAATGGTATACAACCAACTGCTAGTAGCTACGCAAAAAGAAGGCTTAGAAGTGATTGCAGCAGAAGGCGAAAGCTTTGATCCAAACTTCCACCAAGCAGTTATGCAAGAACAAGATAGCGAAAAAGAAGCAGGTACAGTGCTGCGCGAGCTTCAAAAAGGTTATAAATTAAAAGACCGCGTATTACGACCATCAATGGTTTCAGTAAACGAGTAGTATTTCTTGCCATAGCCAGTGCAGGATATGGCAACACTTCAATGTAATCGAATTAAACAAAATTATGTGTTTGAATAATAGGAGGAAAAACGAATTATGAGCAAAATTATCGGTATTGACTTAGGAACAACAAACTCTTGTGTATCAGTATTAGAAGGCGGCGAGCCAAAAGTAATTCCAAACCCAGAAGGCAACCGTACAACACCATCTGTAGTAGCATTCAAAAACGGTGAAAAACAAGTTGGTGAAGTAGCGAAGCGTCAAGCGGTTACAAACCCAAATACAATTATCTCAATCAAATCTAAAATGGGTACAAACGAAAAAGTATCTGTAGATGGCACAGACTACACACCACAAGAACTATCAGCAATGATCTTACAATACTTAAAAGGTTATGCAGAAGACTACTTAGGTGAAAAAGTAACGAAAGCCGTTATTACAGTTCCTGCTTACTTCAACGATGCACAACGTCAAGCAACAAAAGACGCTGGTAAAATCGCTGGTTTAGAAGTAGAGCGTATCATCAACGAACCAACAGCAGCAGCTTTAGCTTACGGTTTAGATCAACAAGATGTTGACCAAAAAATCTTAGTATTCGACTTAGGTGGCGGTACATTCGACGTATCAATCCTTGAGTTAGCTGACGGCGTATTCGAAGTATTAGCAACTGCGGGGGACAACAAACTAGGTGGTGACGACTTCGACGACAAAATCATCAACCACTTAGTAGCTGAATTCAAAAAAGAAAACGGCGTTGATTTATCTAAAGATAAAATGGCGATGCAACGTTTAAAAGATGCAGCTGAAAAAGCGAAAAAAGACTTATCAGGTGTAACAGCTGCACAAATTTCATTACCATTCATCACGGCTGGTGCGGAAGGTCCATTACACTTAGAAATGAACTTAACGCGTGCGAAATTCGATGAGTTAACACATGATTTAGTTGAGCGTACAATCGTACCAACGCGTCAAGCGTTATCAGATGCAGGTCTTTCTGCTTCAGAATTAGACAAAGTCATCTTAGTTGGTGGTTCTACTCGTATTCCTGCAGTAGTAGAAGCAATCAAAAAAGCGACTGGACATGAGCCACACAAAGGCGTAAACCCAGACGAAGTAGTAGCAATGGGTGCTGCTGTACAAGGTGGCGTATTAGCTGGTGACGTACAAGGCGTATTATTATTAGATGTAACACCATTATCATTAGGTATTGAAACTATGGGCGGCGTTATGACGAAATTAATCGACCGTAACACAACGATCCCAACTTCTAAATCTCAAGTGTTCTCAACAGCTGCAGATAACCAACCAGCAGTAGACATTCACGTATTACAAGGTGAGCGTTCAATGGCAGCAGACAACAAAACATTAGGTCGCTTCCAATTATCTGATATTCCAGCAGCACCACGTGGTATTCCACAAATCGAAGTAACATTCGACATCGATGCAAATGGTATCGTATCAGTTAAAGCAAAAGACTTAGGTACGCAAAAAGAGCAAACAATTGTGATTCAATCTGATTCTGGTTTAACAGATGAAGAAATCGAACGCATGGTAAAAGACGCAGAAGCAAACGCTGATGCGGATGCGAAACGTAAAGAAGAAGCTGACTTACGTAATGAAGCGGATCAATTAGTATTCCAAGTAGATAAAACAATCACTGACTTAGGTGAGCAAATTACAGAAGATGAAAAGAAATCTGTAGAAGACGCACGCGATGAACTAAAAGCTGCTTTAGAAGCGGGCGAATTAGAGGGCATCAAAGCTGCTAAAGAAAAATTAGAAGGCGTATTACAGCCATTAGTAATGAAAGTATATGAGCAAGCTGCAGCTGCTGCACAAGCACAACAAGGTGGCGCAGAAGGCTTCGAAGGCGCACAAGACGCTGGTAAAAAAGACGACGGTATCGTAGACGCTGACTTTGAAGAAGTAAAAGACGACAAAGAGAAGTAAGATACGTTTATAAAGCCAAACCTAAAAGCCAAAGACCGCTTGCGGCTTTGGCTTTTTGGTATTAGGCTAGCAATAATTCGATTATAAAGGAGTATGCCTTGGAATAAAGTCCGTTCTGCTACGTTACGGGGCACGCTTTCCTGGGGGCGTGGCTTCAACTAAATGTACTATGCCTCATACGGCGGCATAGTACATTGGATTTTACGCGCACGCTTATTCCCCTGGGAGTCGGCCCCTTCACTTCGCGGCACTCTACTTTAAAAATGAAGTAATACTTCCGATTAGTGGGCTAGCTACAGCGAGTAGAACGAAATTTGATTTGAGGTGCTTTCAAAATTGGGGATAAGTGTATCTACATTTATGTTATTTAATACATCTTTGTTGAAACGTGACGTGTACTTTGTTAAAAATGAAAAAGATTAAATCCTACTGTCGAGCGATTATTTAGTCGGAAGTATGGAATTTTAAACTAGAGTAAATAAGCAGATTTGTTTTTAACTATTTTTAGTAAGTGGTTTTTCTTATCTTAATTAAGCAATCAAGCATAGTTGTAGCTACAAGTTTTGTTTATAGTAGAGTTATGCGTAGCAAAGGCGGCGACTCCTACGGGAAAAGCGGGACAGCCGATACACCGCAGGAACGTAGTGACGAGGAGGATTGGCCCCGCCCGTGGAAAGCGTCCGCCGCAGCGCAGCATAACGGATGAGTAGGACAAACTTTATTGAACCCAATTGCATAATGATGTAGCAAATGGTATACATCATTTTTTCAACATGTTAAAATAGACGTTATGTAAAAAGAGCGGAGAGTGAATCATGAGTAAGCGCGATTACTATGAAGTGCTAGGCATTAGCAAAGGTGCTAGCAAAGACGAAATTAAAAAAGCGTACCGTAAATTATCAAAACAATATCACCCTGATTTAAACAAAGAAGCAGGGTCTGAAGAGAAATTCAAAGAAGTAGCAGAAGCGTACGAGGTATTATCAGACGATAACAAACGTGCACGTTACGACCAATTCGGTCACGAAGATCCAAACGCAGGCTTTGGTGGCGGAGGCGGAGGCGGTGGTTTCGGCGGCTTCGAGGACATTTTCAGTTCATTCTTTGGTGGTGGCGGACGTCGTCAAGACCCGAACGCACCACGTAAAGGTGATGACCTACAATTCCGCATGAACATTACGTTTGAAGAAGCGGTATTCGGGAAAGAAACAGAGATTGAAATTCCAAAAGAAGAAACATGCGACACATGTCACGGCTCTGGTGCAAAACCAGGGACACAACCACAAACATGTTCACAATGTAATGGTGCAGGCCAAGTAAATCAAGCGGTTGATACACCATTCGGTCGCATGATGAATAAGCGCTCTTGTCCAAGCTGTCGCGGACAAGGTAAAATCATCGTGGATAAGTGTACATCTTGTCGTGGTGCAGGTAGCGTAACGAAAAAGAAAAAAATCAAAATTACGATTCCAGCAGGTGTTGATGATGGTCAACAACTGCGCGTAGCGGGTCAAGGGGAAGCCGGCTTTAACGGTGGACCAGCTGGAGATTTATATATTGTTTTCGCGGTACGTAAGCACGAATACTTCGAGCGTGATGGCGACGATATTTTATACGAATTAAACTTAACATTCCCACAAGCGTCATTAGGTGACGAAATTGAAGTACCGACAATTCACGGTAAAGTGAAGCTGAAAATTCCAGTAGGTACACAATCAGGCGCACAATTCCGCTTGAAAGATAAAGGTGTTAAAAACGTTCACGGTTACGGCATGGGGAACCAATATGTTATCGTTAAAGTGGTAACGCCAACTAAATTAACTGAAAAACAAAAACAGTTATTACGTGAATTCGCAGAAATTAGTGGCGACATTCCTGAAGAACAAGGAAGCTCACTTTTTGATAAAATTAAAAAAAAAATTAAAGGTGACTAAAAGGAGAGATTGCAAGTGACGTGGACAGAACTTTCGATTTTAACAACGCATGAAGCAGTTGACGCAGTAACAAACATTTTACATGAAGCTGGCGCAAGTGGCGTAGTTATTGAGGATTCAAAGGAATTAGATAAGGAAAGAATCGATAAGTTTGGTGAGATTTATGCACTAAATCCAGCAGATTTTCCGAAAACAGGCGTCGTTGTAAAAGCGTATTTATCAGCGTCAAGCTTCTTATCGGAGACAATCGAAGAAATTAAGCTTGCAGTCGCAAACCTAGTGAACTTTGATATTAATATCGGTGAAAACCTATTCACGCTATGTGAGATAGATGAGGAAGACTGGTCAACGGCGTGGAAACAATATTACCACCCAGTGAAAATTTCAGAGCGCTTTACAATTGTGCCGACTTGGGAAGATTATCAGCCAGTTTCAACGGATGAGTTAATTATCGAACTGGATCCAGGTATGGCGTTTGGTACGGGTACACACCCAACAACGGTTATGTGTCTGCAAGGGCTTGAAAAGGTTGTCAAAGCAGGAGACACAGTAATCGACGTCGGTACAGGATCAGGCGTACTATCAATTGGTGCCGCGATGCTTGGCGCGAAAAGCGTACATGCCTTGGACTTAGATGAAGTGGCCGTTACAGCAGCGCGTGAAAACGTCGAGCTAAACAAAATGGATTCAATTGTAGAAGTATTCCACGGCAACTTACTGGATACCGTTAAAGAACCGGCAGATGTAGTTGTAGCGAATATTTTAGCTGAAATTATTATATCATTTACAGATGATGCCTTTTCAATCGTAAAACCAGGAGGCCTTTATGTAACGTCTGGTATTATCGGTGCGAAAAAGGACGATGTAAAAGTTGCGTTAGAAGCATCAGGCTTTGTAATCGAAGAAGTATTAATGATGGAAGACTGGGTCGCGATTATTTCTCGCCGACCATAAAACATGCAACAGCTGTATAAAAGCAGCTGTTGTTTTTGTATAAAGCAAAACTTCAATCAATGGGAGCCATCCCGCGGGATAAAGGAGAAGGAAGATGCAACGATATTTTGTAGAACAAAGCAGCACACAAGACGAATTTGTCATTGCAGGCGAAAATGCGCGTCATATTAGTAAGGTGATGCGTATGGCCGTGGGTGACGAAATTATACTTGTACACGACAATACCGCATTTATTTGTGAGATTACCGAAATCGATCAAGATGTGACGGCAAAAAAAACTGGTCGAACAGTTGCGTCACCTGAAATGCCCGTAAAGGTAGCTATTGCGTGTGGTTTACCAAAAGGTGATAAGCTAGAACTAATTGCACAAAAGGCAACGGAATTAGGTATGCATGCACTTGTTCCCTTTGCAGCAGAGCGTTCGATTGTAAAGTGGGATGATAAAAAGGCGAAGAAAAATCAAGAGCGCTTGCAAAAAATTGCCCAAGAAGCGGCAGAGCAATCGCATCGTACACATATTCCGCAGGTAGAACAGCCGATTAGCTTTAAACAGCTTGTACAAACGTTTAACAAGTATGATGCAGTCTTTATTGCAGACGAAGAAGATGCGAAGTTAGCTGAACGTACAAGCTTTAAGCAAAAATTACAAGCACTTGATTCATCGAAACAATTGAACATCTTATGCATTTTCGGTCCTGAGGGTGGGATTGCACGTCAAGAATCAGAAGTGATGCTTGCAGCTGGTGCACAGACAATGTCGCTAGGGCCAAGAATTTTACGTGCTGAAACGGCGCCATTCTATGCATTATCAGCCATTTCTTATGAATTTGAATAATTTACTTTAGAACAAACCAAAAAAAGGTTTGTTCTTTTTTTATTTATAGTTGTACAAATTTAAAATTAATTTGTATAATGTTTGTACATAGTTTTTTGCATTTATCTTTGAATGACTAGGAAAAAGAGGGTAATAGGCGGTAGAAACAATTATTACGGTAACATTTTAACTATTGTAGATAACTATGATTGTACAAAAAGCTGAATTACTTGTTGTTTTGTACATTCTTTTGAAAGGAAGAGGATGAGTAAATGAAAAAAATCGCAGTAATTGGAGCGGGTCCTGGTGGGTTAGCGGTAGCGATGCTTTTAGCGCACAAAGGATATGATGTATCAGTTTATGAAAAACAAGCATATGTAGGTGGACGTACAAGTGAAATTCGATTAGGTGACTATAAATTTGATATGGGCCCAACATTTTTGAATATGTTATACATTGCGGAGGAAATCTTTGAGTTAACGGGACGAAATATCCGTGATTATATAGAATTAATTGATTTGAATCCGATGTATCAGCTCATTTTCCATGATAAGAAAATGAACATGACGCGAGATGCCGATGAAATGATTCGCCAAATTAATGAGCTTTATCCGGGCAACGAAGGCAGCTACGAGCGTTATATGGAGCAGACGAATAAAAAGCTAGAAATTTTAGCGCCTGTATTACAAGCGCCAATGAATCGCATGACGGATTTATTGAACCCAAAAGTGATCAAGGCTCTAGGGGAGCTTGAAAT
The sequence above is a segment of the Solibacillus sp. FSL H8-0523 genome. Coding sequences within it:
- the dnaK gene encoding molecular chaperone DnaK — its product is MSKIIGIDLGTTNSCVSVLEGGEPKVIPNPEGNRTTPSVVAFKNGEKQVGEVAKRQAVTNPNTIISIKSKMGTNEKVSVDGTDYTPQELSAMILQYLKGYAEDYLGEKVTKAVITVPAYFNDAQRQATKDAGKIAGLEVERIINEPTAAALAYGLDQQDVDQKILVFDLGGGTFDVSILELADGVFEVLATAGDNKLGGDDFDDKIINHLVAEFKKENGVDLSKDKMAMQRLKDAAEKAKKDLSGVTAAQISLPFITAGAEGPLHLEMNLTRAKFDELTHDLVERTIVPTRQALSDAGLSASELDKVILVGGSTRIPAVVEAIKKATGHEPHKGVNPDEVVAMGAAVQGGVLAGDVQGVLLLDVTPLSLGIETMGGVMTKLIDRNTTIPTSKSQVFSTAADNQPAVDIHVLQGERSMAADNKTLGRFQLSDIPAAPRGIPQIEVTFDIDANGIVSVKAKDLGTQKEQTIVIQSDSGLTDEEIERMVKDAEANADADAKRKEEADLRNEADQLVFQVDKTITDLGEQITEDEKKSVEDARDELKAALEAGELEGIKAAKEKLEGVLQPLVMKVYEQAAAAAQAQQGGAEGFEGAQDAGKKDDGIVDADFEEVKDDKEK
- the hrcA gene encoding heat-inducible transcriptional repressor HrcA, whose product is MLTNRQLQILQVIVDDFVMSAQPVGSRQLSKKEGITYSAATIRNEMADLEELGFLEKTHTSSGRVPSEKGYRYYVDHLLQPQIITPGEVETIHSLFKKQILEAEQLIKESANILSELTTYTTILLGPDVQKHRVKKFQIVPLTNETAVAIIVTDNGHVENRTLTLPPGFSPVDIEKMVNILNERLVGIPLFELPMKLQTEALAVLKQHVNASETVVNSLLSISSGQSENKVYYGGKTNMLNQPEFHDLNKMRMLMDLMDKEGQVQSLFNPQDYRINNDLGIQIRIGSENNHLAMENCSVITASFLVGEEQQGAIAIIGPTRMDYRRVVTLLDAMRTGLSQAFFDQKK
- the hemW gene encoding radical SAM family heme chaperone HemW, whose amino-acid sequence is MARGVYIHIPFCHQICNYCDFNKVFFKNQPVDEYIEALGREMELTVKQMPEAFANIETIFLGGGTPTSLSAVQIEKLLSLIAKHIPLSNVKEFSSEANPDELTVEKLQALYNGGVNRLSMGVQSFDQGLLEKIGRTHSNEHVYETIQNAKDVGFTNISIDLMYGLPGQTMAQWQDSLEKALALKLPHYSAYSLIVEPKTIFYIQYAKGKLILPTEDLEAEMYGVLIDTMEAHGVHQYEISNFAHEGYSSTHNKIYWDNDEYAGFGAGAHGYLQGVRYSNVAPIKKYIELVMEGNRPLLHEHTVTLEERLEEQMFLGLRKTDGVTHAEFEQKFGQSMASLYEEIIAKLQQEKLLEMDEQGVRLTRRGRFVGNEVFQRFLI
- a CDS encoding geranylgeranyl pyrophosphate synthase is translated as MNNQIQLIIPEWFVLDELHIIETVIGDPSSGTGMIIAGENLDATKHCCPTVRLYMIRLVGDQYELMKELDAFQFQSVEDAKAFCDKLPQLNAIDLIMLMNKEEPMFAL
- the prmA gene encoding 50S ribosomal protein L11 methyltransferase, with the protein product MTWTELSILTTHEAVDAVTNILHEAGASGVVIEDSKELDKERIDKFGEIYALNPADFPKTGVVVKAYLSASSFLSETIEEIKLAVANLVNFDINIGENLFTLCEIDEEDWSTAWKQYYHPVKISERFTIVPTWEDYQPVSTDELIIELDPGMAFGTGTHPTTVMCLQGLEKVVKAGDTVIDVGTGSGVLSIGAAMLGAKSVHALDLDEVAVTAARENVELNKMDSIVEVFHGNLLDTVKEPADVVVANILAEIIISFTDDAFSIVKPGGLYVTSGIIGAKKDDVKVALEASGFVIEEVLMMEDWVAIISRRP
- the dnaJ gene encoding molecular chaperone DnaJ — encoded protein: MSKRDYYEVLGISKGASKDEIKKAYRKLSKQYHPDLNKEAGSEEKFKEVAEAYEVLSDDNKRARYDQFGHEDPNAGFGGGGGGGGFGGFEDIFSSFFGGGGRRQDPNAPRKGDDLQFRMNITFEEAVFGKETEIEIPKEETCDTCHGSGAKPGTQPQTCSQCNGAGQVNQAVDTPFGRMMNKRSCPSCRGQGKIIVDKCTSCRGAGSVTKKKKIKITIPAGVDDGQQLRVAGQGEAGFNGGPAGDLYIVFAVRKHEYFERDGDDILYELNLTFPQASLGDEIEVPTIHGKVKLKIPVGTQSGAQFRLKDKGVKNVHGYGMGNQYVIVKVVTPTKLTEKQKQLLREFAEISGDIPEEQGSSLFDKIKKKIKGD
- the grpE gene encoding nucleotide exchange factor GrpE → MSETTKTTEELQQETTNETVEATETEVVEEVVVDENELKLADLEAKLAEEEARYVRLRADYDNLARRNRLDLEASAKYRAQNLLTELLPVLDNLDRALKVETTTEEAASLYKGVEMVYNQLLVATQKEGLEVIAAEGESFDPNFHQAVMQEQDSEKEAGTVLRELQKGYKLKDRVLRPSMVSVNE
- a CDS encoding 16S rRNA (uracil(1498)-N(3))-methyltransferase — encoded protein: MQRYFVEQSSTQDEFVIAGENARHISKVMRMAVGDEIILVHDNTAFICEITEIDQDVTAKKTGRTVASPEMPVKVAIACGLPKGDKLELIAQKATELGMHALVPFAAERSIVKWDDKKAKKNQERLQKIAQEAAEQSHRTHIPQVEQPISFKQLVQTFNKYDAVFIADEEDAKLAERTSFKQKLQALDSSKQLNILCIFGPEGGIARQESEVMLAAGAQTMSLGPRILRAETAPFYALSAISYEFE